The DNA window cacagagctgcagggagcagagagaTGTGGGGTTAGATCATGATGTTCCAGGCTGCAGCAAAAGCCCTTGCACTGGCCCATGCCATGCTGGGAGCCTGCAGGCTCTGGCAGACCCACTGCTCTACATCTCTCTGCAGCCCATCTGCAAGGCCGCTCCTACAGAGCCTGCCCCGCTacctccctgcaccccagggcagcCTGGTGTCAGGCACCTGAGAGCACAAGACTTGGCCACCCAAGCCCCACTCCCccggggagcagagctgcaccTGCCCCTCTTCCCGCGTGCTTACTCGGAGGTAGTTGAGTGTGGAGTTTGAGAGCCCACAGCGGGTGATGTTCTTGGATAACTGGTCCAGCATCTGGGGGTCCTGTGCCTAGGTGTGAGAGAGACAGATGGCTCAGCTGCATCTGGGGGGATGGGCCTCCCGTACCCCAGCCTGTgacagggggacagggctgaggtgcctccaacctgagcagcagggagaggagctCAGCAGTCTCGTGTCACTTGTGCTGCAGAGTGGTACTCACATGCATGGCAAGGATGCTGCGGGGGATGAGCTCTCGATGCTGGCGGATGCTGAAATGCCACGTCTTTATCCTCATCATGTCATCGAACATGAACTCCAGGTACAGCCGCCCCTCCACACACACCTGGGCAGGGCACAAGGTCAGGCGCAGGCTGCCCCCACTTGCCCCACCCCAGATCTCCTGGAAACCCACTGCTGCACAGTGGGACACCCTCTGGGTGGCTTGTACCTGCCTGCCATGAGACTTGTCACAAGCCAAACCCACAAGCCCACAATGGCCAGGGGATCTCTATAAAAAGGGGATGTTGGGCTGGGAGGAGCTGGCTGGGGCACGTGGGATTACAGCATGGCACTCAGGAAGCCATAGAAATCAGTGTCCCTCTCCCTGTGGTACCACAGCTACTCCGAGGCCATGCTGGATCAAGGTATGAGGGGCAGGAGTAGCCACAAGTGCTGCTGGTACCTGGGTGAACATGGGCTTGCCGTGCTGGGTGACCATGGTGCACTGGTCGCAGTCCAGCGAGACGAAGTTGTTGTGGAAGGACTCCTTGGGGTGCTTGAGCACATAGTAGAGCTCTGTGGCCCCCCCTTCGAAGATACTGCGGAAGTAGCGAGGAATCAGAGTCCGGCCAATAGCTGAAGCGGGAGGAGGAAGATAATGTCAGTAAACCTGGCTCACCCAGATGTGTCTCGGGGCTGCAGGGGGAGAGGGTTCCCCAGTTCCTGCTGGCTGGAGGCAGCGAAGCCCCGACACCCCGCCCGCATCCCCTACTTGGAGCAACCGCTGCATCTCATGCTGGAGCAGCAATACCCTGGGCAAGGAGGACTCAAGCTGCTACTCACTGTATCTCTTTGGTCCATCCTCCAAGCAGAAAGTGATTGTTAACATGGCATCATCCTCGAAGAACTCTGTGGTGAAGGCATCCCACCACAGATTGTCACATTCCTGGGGATGGCAGAGAGATGCCAGATTACAGGTAggggagacagacagacagacagacactggCTGCCAGCCATAGCAGCCACGTGCTCAGCCCACAGAGGGCTGTGACGCTGGCTGAGTGCTCAGAGATGGGGATGATGAACACTGTCCCCTGCCCAGGCAAGGGACAAGGCACTCACGGACCTGCACAGCAGGACAGGACCCTGCTGCCAAAGGGATCCTACTAGAGCCAAGGCAGCTCGTGAGGGAAGGCACCACAAGAGGACCCTATCCCCAAAATGCAAACCTAGGAGTGTCTCCCCACCCCTGGCCACCCCTCGTTCCTCCAGTTCCCCACCTCTGTCCAGTTCTGCAGCCGCTTGTTGAGCTCAAATATCCTGTAGTCAGTCTGGTTCCCGTACGGCGTGTGCCTCctgcccaggagcagagcaAGCAGTCAGAGTGGGAGGCAGCCACAGGGTAGGGAGGGGTCCTGAGCCCATGGTGGGGGACACACAGGCCctccagggctgggcagagcccAAGCAACCACCCCACAAACCCCTGTAGCCAGCAGCATACCAGCCCTGCTGAGGCATCCCTGTCATGGACAATGAGCTCCCCTTCTAGGGGGGTCCCCACCAGCCCCCTGTGCTTACCCAATTCCAGGCTCCAAGTACGTCGGTGGGTACATGGGAGTAGGtctgggaggggaaaagaaatgcaggcAGGTCAGAGTTGGTGGGTGTCTCCCTCCTCAGCCACTGCAGCTCCCCCTTCACCGCCTATGGCAGCAGGTGGTCAGGCTCACTGGAGGTGAGACCTCACGTGTGGTATGGGCTTCCCCTGGGCTGCAGATGTCTGATGGGCCCATAGGGTGACCTGCACCCCTAAAAGTTGGCTCTGCTTCATACTAGTGGCTGCTCCACCACCCCTGGGACCTGGGCCATGGCTCTCCAGAGACAAatccagctcctctgcagcaggggctggtgcCAGGTAGGACGGAGGTTGGAGAAGGGGCTGTTTTGGCAGGAGCTGGGAGTGCTCCCTGTCCTGGGTCATCCCAGGGGCttggcactgcagagctcagggaTGTCCTTCATTCTAAATGTCACCCTTTTTCCACCCAGTCCCACCCATCCCTGCTCTGATCTCCTCCCCCCTCACACTAACTCAACTCCATGTGCTGCAGCCTCCATATGCTGCTGGGGAGCCTGACAAAGAGATCCTCTGGTGCAGACCACAGAGAACCCCCAACGTCACAGAACCCTCCTCAGGCCCCAGCTCACCCCACATCTCGATCCAGCATGGTGCCTGGGTGGAAGGGGGGGAAGGCGTTGCCGTTCGGGGGCTCCTTTGGCGAGTACAGCTTGAATGACTTAGAGGAACAGCCTGGAGAGAGAGGGGGGACATAGGTCAGCCAGGGGCAtcccacaaaaacacaaaaaaccctgtggcaaggaggaggaaggacacAGGACCAACCAACGCCCCCATCAGCAGAGCCCTATcctttctctgctctgccctgaagCCATCCCAGCCCCTCCACACCACACATGGCTCCAGGCATCCCAGGATGGGACCCACAGGCTGAGCTCTCAGGTTCGGCAGCCAAAGGGGCCCAGCCCCACCCCATCAGGGTCACACTGGTGCCCAGTGTTTCTCAGTTCTCATCTGTCTGAGCTCTGGGGACAGTGCCCGAGTGGGACAGTCCAGCTGGTGAGATGATGGGGGGCTGGCTGGGCCCTATCCTCCCCCCGGCCCTCCTTCCCGCGCTGCTCCTAATCCCACCGACCTGACCCAGGAATCACACGGGATCTTTTCGCTGACCTTTCTATCGTCATGGTGACGGGTGAATAATCGCCCAGAGGGATGGATGGCGGgtccccaggcagccaccaTCTGCCGCTCGAGCAGCCACCCGGCTCCAGGCGGATGGAGAGATCCCACACCCGAAAGCCTCGCTGCTCCCCGCAGCACTTGGGCAATGGACAAGAAGCCCAAGGAGGACCA is part of the Columba livia isolate bColLiv1 breed racing homer chromosome 6, bColLiv1.pat.W.v2, whole genome shotgun sequence genome and encodes:
- the LDB1 gene encoding LIM domain-binding protein 1 isoform X4; this encodes MLDRDVGPTPMYPPTYLEPGIGRHTPYGNQTDYRIFELNKRLQNWTEECDNLWWDAFTTEFFEDDAMLTITFCLEDGPKRYTIGRTLIPRYFRSIFEGGATELYYVLKHPKESFHNNFVSLDCDQCTMVTQHGKPMFTQVCVEGRLYLEFMFDDMMRIKTWHFSIRQHRELIPRSILAMHAQDPQMLDQLSKNITRCGLSNSTLNYLRLCVILEPMQELMSRHKTYSLSPRDCLKTCLFQKWQRMVAPPAEPARQQPSKRRKRKMSGGSTMSSGGGNTNNSNSKKKSPASTFALSSQVPDVMVVGEPTLMGGEFGDEDERLITRLENTQFDAANGIDDEDSFNNSPALGANSPWNSKPPSSQESKSENPTSQASQ
- the LDB1 gene encoding LIM domain-binding protein 1 isoform X3; this translates as MKTLGCSSKSFKLYSPKEPPNGNAFPPFHPGTMLDRDVGPTPMYPPTYLEPGIGRHTPYGNQTDYRIFELNKRLQNWTEECDNLWWDAFTTEFFEDDAMLTITFCLEDGPKRYTIGRTLIPRYFRSIFEGGATELYYVLKHPKESFHNNFVSLDCDQCTMVTQHGKPMFTQVCVEGRLYLEFMFDDMMRIKTWHFSIRQHRELIPRSILAMHAQDPQMLDQLSKNITRCGLSNSTLNYLRLCVILEPMQELMSRHKTYSLSPRDCLKTCLFQKWQRMVAPPAEPARQQPSKRRKRKMSGGSTMSSGGGNTNNSNSKKKSPASTFALSSQVPDVMVVGEPTLMGGEFGDEDERLITRLENTQFDAANGIDDEDSFNNSPALGANSPWNSKPPSSQESKSENPTSQASQ
- the LDB1 gene encoding LIM domain-binding protein 1 isoform X2 — encoded protein: MSVGCACPGCSSKSFKLYSPKEPPNGNAFPPFHPGTMLDRDVGPTPMYPPTYLEPGIGRHTPYGNQTDYRIFELNKRLQNWTEECDNLWWDAFTTEFFEDDAMLTITFCLEDGPKRYTIGRTLIPRYFRSIFEGGATELYYVLKHPKESFHNNFVSLDCDQCTMVTQHGKPMFTQVCVEGRLYLEFMFDDMMRIKTWHFSIRQHRELIPRSILAMHAQDPQMLDQLSKNITRCGLSNSTLNYLRLCVILEPMQELMSRHKTYSLSPRDCLKTCLFQKWQRMVAPPAEPARQQPSKRRKRKMSGGSTMSSGGGNTNNSNSKKKSPASTFALSSQDVMVVGEPTLMGGEFGDEDERLITRLENTQFDAANGIDDEDSFNNSPALGANSPWNSKPPSSQESKSENPTSQASQ
- the LDB1 gene encoding LIM domain-binding protein 1 isoform X1; the encoded protein is MSVGCACPGCSSKSFKLYSPKEPPNGNAFPPFHPGTMLDRDVGPTPMYPPTYLEPGIGRHTPYGNQTDYRIFELNKRLQNWTEECDNLWWDAFTTEFFEDDAMLTITFCLEDGPKRYTIGRTLIPRYFRSIFEGGATELYYVLKHPKESFHNNFVSLDCDQCTMVTQHGKPMFTQVCVEGRLYLEFMFDDMMRIKTWHFSIRQHRELIPRSILAMHAQDPQMLDQLSKNITRCGLSNSTLNYLRLCVILEPMQELMSRHKTYSLSPRDCLKTCLFQKWQRMVAPPAEPARQQPSKRRKRKMSGGSTMSSGGGNTNNSNSKKKSPASTFALSSQVPDVMVVGEPTLMGGEFGDEDERLITRLENTQFDAANGIDDEDSFNNSPALGANSPWNSKPPSSQESKSENPTSQASQ
- the LDB1 gene encoding LIM domain-binding protein 1 isoform X5 yields the protein MLDRDVGPTPMYPPTYLEPGIGRHTPYGNQTDYRIFELNKRLQNWTEECDNLWWDAFTTEFFEDDAMLTITFCLEDGPKRYTIGRTLIPRYFRSIFEGGATELYYVLKHPKESFHNNFVSLDCDQCTMVTQHGKPMFTQVCVEGRLYLEFMFDDMMRIKTWHFSIRQHRELIPRSILAMHAQDPQMLDQLSKNITRCGLSNSTLNYLRLCVILEPMQELMSRHKTYSLSPRDCLKTCLFQKWQRMVAPPAEPARQQPSKRRKRKMSGGSTMSSGGGNTNNSNSKKKSPASTFALSSQDVMVVGEPTLMGGEFGDEDERLITRLENTQFDAANGIDDEDSFNNSPALGANSPWNSKPPSSQESKSENPTSQASQ